The genome window TGCctgatatttttatatttgaatcTGTATAtctaatatttaaattaatactTTGGTAATCTGTACAATTACTACAAGATACTAATTCTCTATATTGTCCACTACTAGGAAAATATCCTTCgatatcatattttaagGCAGCAGCATTATTAAGAGCTCCTGATACGatatttacaattttatatggAATATTTAAAGATTGATAAAATTCTTCACATGtttttatcatttcttCATGTAATTTATAACTTGTTTGTGGCAAAGAAATACAAAATTGCTCAACCTTATCAAACTGATGAACTCTCAATATACCTCTAATATCTTTTCCATGTGCACCTGCTTCTTTTCTAAAACAGGAAGAAATAcctacatattttaaaggAAGATACTTTGATTCCAATGTTTCATCTCTGTGTAATGCGCATAGCGGTTGTTCAGATGTGgctattaaaaataagtcGTCTTTGTTTGATTTTTCATtcgaaatattattattgccACTATTTGCATCTATGTTCTTGTCCTCAGCACTAGCAACACTTGATGAacttattttatacaatGTTTCTTCAAAATCGTTTAACTCTGCACATTCTTccattatgttttttttcataaaaaacgGAGGATATACAggtgtatattttttattcgcAAGAAAATTTATAGCATATTGTATAATAgcattatttaataaaaaaccTGCACCAGTAAGATAATAACCTCTATGTCCAGCCACTAAAACTCCTTTCTTAAAATTCACTCCCCCTATTTTTCTTAGCAAAtcataatgataataatatttcttttttatttcacttATTATACTGACTTTATTTTGTCCATCATTATTGTTACCTACTTCTCTTTTAGTATTAGGAATATCTTCTTTGCTTATGTCACTTTTTTCTAAATCGGTTGCTTCATAATTCTTGCATTCTCCCCATGTTCGCactattttgttatattcttcatcattattaattaCAACTTTACTacttaatatatttcctaCTTTTGCtaaatacatatttctTTGTTTTAACAAATGTTTTTCTTCGTTTTGGATCAATGGAATTTCTTCTTTCATGCTTAAACTTCTTTGTTTCAAATCCTCAACATCGACATTTttatcttctttttttttgttccctattgttttatttattaggttaatgtttttttttaactcttctaatttaaatatacttTTTCTCCATTTCTCATCATATTCTATAACTTTATCTACATTACTTACATCATTAaacctttttttttctgactCTTTGATTTTTTCCGGGTTACCTCCTTTTTCAGTTCTAAATAAATTGATATCCAAGACCATTTTTTCAGAGTTTTTTTTGctaagaaaataaaattattttattaaaaaagttCTATCCAAAGTAACCAATACAAGCAACTGTGTTTATGTACATAGATATGCTCATACAggcataaataatatgtatgcttatttatttgtatgtTTTCCGtgttaatttatttgatcaatatgatacatttttatctaagcgtttttctttttacaCAATgtaagttatatatattaaaatgtaaagggaaaagaaaataaatagcgaaatcaaagaaatataatatttcaaaatttttaaataaaataataattaatcGACGAATATAAtcaataaattaaatatatagagagaacaaatatatataaaattaatatatcaaatagATTGTGCATAAACAAAGAAGCCAtaggaaaaaattataaattttgttttttattatattatacaaaatttaagTTTATATTGCCTTTAACATATTATCTTTCTattatgtaataatttgcatgatattatttttatttcaaacaagtttttatacaatatatacatagaaataatattagcaaagctatttattttttgtattatattattaaattctATTCATTTTCCAGATTAATCGCAttcatcaaaaaaaaaaaatatatatatatcattggGGCGAGGAAACTCGTTTTACTTTAATTCACCatcaattatataaaataaattttactAAAAATCAACCAAATTTTTTCTTAGAAATATTTTGCATCacgaaatataaaatatatataatatatatataacacatatgcatatattccatgcttgaaaaatattataaatcaTAGAGCAAtctcattttattaaaaaataacaatacaTGTATATGCGTGTATGTATGTTTATGCAATATAGAGCATGTATGTTGAATGTTCCAATTCTCCGATTATAGTTATTGTATAtgtttgaatatatatttttttatatctatacATTAAACATATGCATATGGGTACTCcaatttgtatataatcGGATAAACTTATGCCAAGTATTTCTCACATGCGTGAGTATGCATTTTATTTCTCGACTAGTTATCTGTTCATTGGTATTATGTCCCCTTCTGGAAGCCTCAAGTTTTTCAttcattttgaatatagaaaatgatCGTGAAggtatttattaatttcatCATAGTTTGTTATgtttatatctatatacTGATTAAAGGAATTAAGATATCTTACTGTTTTATCACATGTATAATGTGTTTGATTTTCTGTATCTTCCTGGTTTTTGTGCAAGCTTTTCAAATCATAACACTGTTTACATTCCTGATCACATgaaatgtttatattattattactattatagTTGGCAATTTCACTATaatttatgttattattaagaataatattcttgcttttttccatttttttcatttcacAACCAACATTGGtgatttttaaatttggCATAACGGATATACTATTAACATTCTTTGAGTAATTCAAATGGtgtattaaattattttggaCATTATTCATTTCGTTTGAATTATACATTGTACTATAATATGGATTGTTTATACTACAATCGTTATAATGTTTATTAATCGAATATGTTTCATTATTTCTTTTGCTAATTTTCCATATATCTTTCAATTCTGTTTCATTAACcactttattattatgtcCATTGCTACCCTTGATGTATTCGTCGTTTCTACTTCctgaaaaataattattataatttaataaaaactgtttaaaattgttaattttttcattcttCTTtctactattatttttatccattccatcattttcatcattcAATTCACTTTTGTGTCCCATGTCATTGTTATTCTTATGAGCATTTTCATGATTTTGGTTATAATCCTCTaaattgttcatattttcaactatatttatatgcgccccattattattattatcagtaattgtaatatttttcgtATAATCAATAGCCCCATTCATACATGCACCATTTCTACAAATTTGATCATCCGTGGTTCTAGGTTTTTCAACAGCGCAACTATCTTTGCCTATTTTACCATTTCCATCAACTTGAttac of Plasmodium berghei ANKA genome assembly, chromosome: 6 contains these proteins:
- a CDS encoding serine--tRNA ligase, putative — its product is MVLDINLFRTEKGGNPEKIKESEKKRFNDVSNVDKVIEYDEKWRKSIFKLEELKKNINLINKTIGNKKKEDKNVDVEDLKQRSLSMKEEIPLIQNEEKHLLKQRNMYLAKVGNILSSKVVINNDEEYNKIVRTWGECKNYEATDLEKSDISKEDIPNTKREVGNNNDGQNKVSIISEIKKKYYYHYDLLRKIGGVNFKKGVLVAGHRGYYLTGAGFLLNNAIIQYAINFLANKKYTPVYPPFFMKKNIMEECAELNDFEETLYKISSSSVASAEDKNIDANSGNNNISNEKSNKDDLFLIATSEQPLCALHRDETLESKYLPLKYVGISSCFRKEAGAHGKDIRGILRVHQFDKVEQFCISLPQTSYKLHEEMIKTCEEFYQSLNIPYKIVNIVSGALNNAAALKYDIEGYFPSSGQYRELVSCSNCTDYQSINLNIRYTDSNIKISGITKSSKDKNEENTKDETRDEYVDSEYEKFNHDFPIENKNYVHLLNGTMVAGQRFLCCLLENYQNGEGIIVPEKLRPYMNNTDFIPFIE